A single window of Arcobacter venerupis DNA harbors:
- a CDS encoding cation:proton antiporter, whose translation MEKFFLIITVCTIIMISPGVSKLSRTPVVVVEIFLGLFAGYFGLLYDDEILKLVAKFGFVYLMFLAGLEINLKLVKIIKATLAINVIMYFIFLYSIAGIVCWLFNLGITYFVALPIFSLGMIMMLIKEYGKDEPWLNLALSIGVVGEVISILALTLFSGWIENGFNIQFFLSILTIFSVIAISILGLRIFYLLFWWFPELKNFLIPDSQEDRYNQDIRFSISSLLILVAIMLVLKIDVVLGAFTAGLFFKMFFNQKHELLEKIESFGFGFFVPIFFIYTGSTVKLEMITLDILEHAIFIMFSIIMIRLISSYLSFYKYLKFKQTTLFALSDSMPLTFMVAIAMLSLNYGLITQSEYFSFIIASMIDGLFLMIFIRKLYKIFTPNPL comes from the coding sequence GTGGAAAAATTCTTTTTAATTATAACTGTTTGCACAATAATTATGATTTCACCGGGTGTTTCAAAACTATCTCGAACCCCAGTTGTTGTTGTTGAAATATTTTTAGGACTCTTTGCTGGATATTTCGGTTTATTATATGATGATGAAATTCTAAAATTAGTAGCTAAATTTGGATTTGTTTATTTGATGTTTTTAGCTGGACTTGAAATAAATCTAAAACTTGTAAAAATCATAAAAGCAACCCTTGCTATTAATGTAATTATGTATTTTATATTTTTGTATTCAATTGCAGGTATCGTTTGCTGGCTTTTTAACTTAGGAATAACATATTTTGTTGCTCTTCCTATTTTCTCTTTAGGTATGATTATGATGCTTATTAAAGAGTATGGAAAAGATGAACCTTGGCTAAATTTAGCTTTATCAATAGGTGTTGTTGGCGAAGTTATTAGTATTTTGGCGCTAACTTTATTTAGTGGTTGGATAGAGAATGGTTTTAATATTCAGTTTTTTCTTTCAATTTTAACTATTTTTAGTGTAATTGCTATTAGTATTTTAGGATTAAGAATTTTTTATCTTCTTTTTTGGTGGTTTCCTGAGTTAAAAAATTTTTTAATTCCAGATTCACAAGAAGATAGATATAACCAAGATATAAGATTTTCAATCTCTAGTTTACTTATTTTAGTTGCGATTATGTTAGTTTTAAAAATTGATGTTGTTTTAGGAGCCTTTACAGCTGGATTATTTTTTAAAATGTTTTTTAATCAAAAGCACGAATTACTTGAAAAAATAGAATCTTTTGGCTTTGGTTTTTTCGTGCCTATCTTTTTTATTTATACAGGTTCAACTGTAAAACTTGAAATGATTACTTTAGATATTTTAGAACATGCTATTTTTATTATGTTTTCAATAATTATGATTAGACTTATTAGTTCATATTTATCTTTTTACAAATACTTAAAATTTAAGCAAACAACTCTATTTGCTTTAAGTGATTCTATGCCTTTAACTTTTATGGTTGCTATTGCAATGCTTTCATTAAATTATGGTTTAATTACTCAATCAGAGTATTTTTCTTTTATAATAGCAAGTATGATAGATGGTCTCTTCTTAATGATTTTTATTAGAAAATTATATAAAATTTTTACTCCTAATCCTCTTTAA
- a CDS encoding P-II family nitrogen regulator yields the protein MKKIEVIIKPFKLEDVKDALVEVGITGMSVYDVKGYGRQQGHSELYRGAEYVVDFLPKIKIDIVVKDEMVESVINAIVGSAKTGKIGDGKIFVSSLDEVVRIRTEERGSEAV from the coding sequence ATGAAAAAGATAGAAGTAATAATAAAACCATTTAAACTTGAAGATGTTAAAGATGCTTTAGTAGAAGTAGGAATAACAGGAATGAGTGTATATGATGTAAAAGGTTATGGAAGACAACAAGGGCATAGTGAGCTGTATAGAGGGGCAGAATATGTAGTAGATTTTTTACCAAAAATCAAGATAGATATAGTGGTAAAAGATGAGATGGTAGAATCAGTAATAAACGCAATTGTAGGTTCAGCAAAAACTGGAAAAATCGGAGATGGAAAAATTTTTGTTTCATCTTTAGATGAAGTTGTAAGAATTAGAACTGAAGAAAGAGGTAGCGAAGCTGTTTAA
- a CDS encoding ferric reductase-like transmembrane domain-containing protein: MKRFLIYLISLLPLLYLLVRLFIFEDVSDPIKYIYTITGASATVIIFFSITLSLIREKINLIKYRKEIGLLGFFYALLHLLNFIVLDASFDFSFIIKETVDKPFIYLGMIAFFIVLFMAITSTKDLFRKYNKYHKFVYLALILVTIHWIMAQKAISILQFIYIGIILIIGYYKLLQQIIRKYK, translated from the coding sequence ATGAAACGTTTTTTAATTTATTTAATATCATTATTACCACTGTTATATTTACTTGTGCGATTATTTATATTTGAAGATGTTAGTGATCCAATAAAATATATCTATACAATTACAGGGGCAAGTGCAACTGTGATAATTTTCTTTTCTATTACACTTTCATTAATAAGAGAAAAAATAAATTTAATAAAATATAGAAAAGAAATAGGACTTTTAGGCTTTTTTTATGCACTTTTGCATCTATTAAATTTTATAGTTTTAGATGCTTCTTTTGATTTTAGTTTTATTATAAAAGAGACAGTTGATAAACCTTTTATTTATTTAGGAATGATTGCATTTTTTATAGTTTTATTTATGGCAATAACATCAACAAAAGATTTATTTAGAAAATATAATAAATATCATAAATTTGTATACTTAGCCTTAATATTAGTTACAATTCACTGGATAATGGCTCAAAAAGCTATAAGTATATTGCAGTTTATATATATTGGAATAATTTTAATAATTGGATATTACAAACTTCTACAACAAATAATAAGAAAATATAAATAA
- a CDS encoding ABC transporter substrate-binding protein, with translation MKHIFCIIIMITSLFAQQRILKISNFIDYIDVELLKDFAYENNIKIVYDIHEVNEEIYTKINKKNDYDLLIVSSNYITKLKKLNKLEKLNPNNLKNYSNINQNFLRSTFINSFEYTIPYLWGTVGLIYNKKLVKEPIEKWDDLWRDEFKNSILLSNEPADVIGITLKSLGYSANSTNEQEINKANEKLKELIPNIKDISSANAITYFITNNFAVGMAFSGDAKLILDNSKDFEFIYPKEGALKWADGMVILKDSKNKDLAYKFIDFIIDDKNSAKIGNTTGYAISSETSKRYLDEKDLSNKVTYPNEKSLLNSEILFNNEDTYMNILEKFENLKKEYLKSKDLNEK, from the coding sequence ATGAAACATATATTTTGCATTATCATTATGATTACTTCTTTATTTGCTCAACAAAGAATTTTAAAAATCTCTAATTTCATTGATTATATTGATGTGGAATTATTAAAAGATTTCGCTTATGAGAATAATATAAAAATTGTATATGATATTCATGAAGTAAATGAAGAAATATATACAAAAATAAATAAAAAAAATGATTATGATTTACTCATTGTTTCTTCAAATTATATTACTAAACTAAAAAAACTCAATAAATTAGAAAAACTAAATCCAAACAACTTAAAAAACTATTCAAATATAAATCAAAATTTTTTACGAAGTACCTTCATAAACTCTTTTGAATATACAATTCCTTATTTATGGGGAACAGTTGGTTTAATTTACAACAAAAAACTTGTAAAAGAACCTATTGAAAAATGGGATGATTTATGGAGAGATGAATTCAAAAATTCAATTTTATTATCAAATGAACCAGCCGATGTAATTGGAATCACCTTAAAATCTCTAGGTTATAGTGCAAATAGTACAAATGAGCAAGAAATAAATAAAGCCAATGAAAAATTAAAAGAATTAATCCCAAATATTAAAGATATAAGTTCAGCAAATGCAATTACATATTTTATTACAAATAATTTTGCTGTTGGAATGGCATTTAGTGGTGATGCTAAATTAATACTTGACAATTCTAAAGATTTTGAATTTATTTATCCTAAAGAAGGTGCTTTAAAGTGGGCAGATGGAATGGTTATTTTAAAAGATTCAAAAAATAAAGATTTAGCTTATAAATTTATTGATTTTATTATTGATGATAAAAATTCTGCAAAAATTGGAAATACAACTGGATATGCTATTTCTAGTGAAACTTCAAAAAGATATCTTGACGAAAAAGACTTATCAAATAAAGTCACTTATCCAAATGAAAAAAGTCTATTAAATTCTGAAATATTATTTAATAATGAAGATACATATATGAATATTTTAGAGAAATTTGAAAATTTGAAAAAAGAATATTTAAAAAGTAAGGACTTAAATGAAAAATAA
- a CDS encoding ATP-dependent helicase: MPLSNLNQEQLSAATCPAGYNLIIASAGTGKTSTIVGRIATLINSGVNPNEILLLTFTNKAAAEMVARVAKFFGKDIAKQIMAGTFHSVSYKLLKELKVNITLKQPNELKTLFKSIYEKRVFFERDDEANPYDGGYLYDMYSLYLNSNDGEEFGEWIKSKNANHELYTLIYEDVIAEFHELKTKYGYANFDDLLTIMLDTLKEKEFEFKEILVDEYQDTNPLQGRLLDAFRPKSLFCVGDYDQSIYAFNGSDIGIISTFGDRYKDATVFTLRKNYRSTKPILDLATKVIEYNERVYEKKLEVVRTENEHKPKLLAFNELFSQYEYISELISKSTTPHNDIAIIYRNNSSADGIEANLREFSIPAKRKGGMSFFDSVEVKFILDILVMQITHNDMMAFIHVVEHGKGIGKAIAKDVFDALIKLGDGDLLKGLFSPREDINNPYENGKVKNRQLGLFDDFIELGSISKFKDCNFEEAFLGNPILKHPKLNVDGGKYLYDIYLLMKHLRRTKIPETLVSSISSSMAYSKLKDFLSTKRATQKDGTINPSQKTKSLAKINRKVMLLKNISRNFQDLSKFINSMILGGSEMSEGDGVNLLSIHASKGLEFKEVYVIDLMDGRFPNRKLMSKGGSIEEERRLFYVAVTRAKDILYLSYAKFDKIKKMTFVASPFLREAGLVIKDDEESKTQD; encoded by the coding sequence ATGCCTTTATCTAACTTAAATCAAGAACAACTAAGCGCAGCCACTTGTCCTGCTGGTTACAATCTTATTATTGCTAGTGCTGGAACTGGAAAAACTTCTACTATTGTAGGAAGAATTGCAACGCTTATAAATAGTGGCGTAAACCCAAATGAAATTTTACTTTTAACTTTTACAAATAAAGCAGCAGCTGAAATGGTAGCAAGGGTTGCTAAATTTTTTGGAAAAGATATTGCCAAACAAATTATGGCAGGAACTTTCCACTCAGTTTCATATAAACTTTTAAAAGAATTAAAAGTAAATATAACTCTAAAACAACCAAATGAATTAAAAACACTTTTCAAATCAATCTATGAAAAAAGAGTATTTTTTGAAAGAGATGATGAAGCAAATCCTTATGATGGTGGATATTTGTATGATATGTACTCTTTATATCTAAACTCAAATGATGGGGAAGAGTTTGGTGAATGGATAAAGTCAAAAAATGCAAACCATGAATTATATACTTTGATTTATGAAGATGTAATTGCTGAATTCCATGAATTAAAAACAAAATATGGTTATGCAAATTTCGATGATTTATTAACAATTATGTTAGATACTTTAAAAGAAAAAGAGTTTGAATTTAAAGAGATTTTAGTTGATGAATACCAAGACACAAATCCACTACAAGGAAGACTTCTTGATGCTTTTAGACCAAAGTCTTTGTTTTGTGTAGGAGATTATGACCAAAGTATTTATGCTTTTAATGGCTCAGATATTGGAATTATTTCAACTTTTGGTGATAGATATAAAGACGCAACAGTTTTTACTCTACGAAAAAATTACCGTTCAACAAAACCAATTCTAGATTTAGCCACAAAAGTTATAGAATATAATGAAAGAGTTTATGAAAAAAAACTTGAAGTTGTACGAACTGAAAATGAACACAAACCAAAATTATTAGCTTTTAATGAACTTTTTTCTCAGTATGAATATATTTCAGAATTGATTTCTAAAAGTACAACTCCTCACAATGATATAGCGATTATTTATAGAAACAATTCAAGTGCCGATGGAATAGAAGCAAATCTAAGAGAGTTTTCAATTCCTGCAAAACGAAAAGGTGGGATGAGCTTTTTTGATTCGGTTGAAGTGAAATTTATACTTGATATTTTAGTTATGCAAATCACTCACAATGACATGATGGCTTTTATTCACGTGGTTGAACATGGAAAAGGTATTGGAAAAGCAATTGCAAAAGATGTTTTTGATGCACTTATAAAACTAGGTGATGGAGATTTATTAAAAGGTCTTTTTTCACCAAGAGAAGATATAAATAACCCTTACGAAAATGGAAAAGTTAAAAATAGACAATTGGGACTTTTTGATGATTTTATAGAGTTAGGTTCAATTTCAAAGTTTAAAGATTGTAATTTTGAAGAGGCTTTTTTAGGGAATCCAATCTTAAAACATCCCAAATTAAATGTAGATGGCGGGAAATATTTATATGATATTTATTTACTAATGAAACATTTAAGAAGAACAAAAATTCCAGAGACTTTAGTTTCAAGTATTTCATCTTCTATGGCATATTCAAAATTAAAAGATTTTTTATCTACAAAAAGAGCAACACAAAAAGACGGAACAATAAATCCAAGTCAAAAGACAAAATCACTTGCCAAAATTAATAGAAAGGTAATGCTTTTAAAAAATATATCAAGAAATTTTCAAGATTTATCAAAATTCATAAATTCAATGATTTTAGGTGGAAGTGAAATGAGTGAAGGAGATGGAGTAAATCTTCTTTCAATTCATGCAAGTAAAGGTCTTGAATTCAAAGAAGTTTATGTAATAGACTTAATGGATGGAAGATTTCCAAATAGAAAACTTATGAGTAAAGGTGGAAGTATAGAAGAGGAAAGACGACTGTTTTATGTAGCCGTTACAAGAGCAAAAGATATTTTATATCTTTCTTATGCTAAATTCGACAAAATAAAAAAGATGACTTTCGTAGCTAGTCCATTTTTAAGAGAAGCGGGACTTGTAATTAAAGATGATGAAGAATCTAAAACACAAGATTAA
- a CDS encoding HD domain-containing phosphohydrolase, with translation MKNNRYTFMVSIFVLFGSLTLLLSLFLISNFYLRGLEQSYKMLEEKNFEITNNLSNTIMESLKSIVGQLNVLSKITDNTNIISNEAIIEKVMWEQLKSNENIASVFLADEYGNFLQTRREPTFAYRSINKIDKRDLDCWYYKNENYLTTSIVINNSTYDPRKRDWYKSVESSKIYWSEPYIFDSTKEPGITISVGDFNEYNQKIKVAAADFTLNKISKLLETKANILNGKLILFNQSKGVIATSFNINLKTKDDKLLNLDNMESSLYSNIFEKIEKNLLTGELKDKDNKEYIYFISKLEKNSGQNWYIASYVEKDIVTADIKNTLINSVIISFFIILIIYFPIHYILQRFVTKPINELEILTNEIAQNKYDNVKPVKTIIYEFHKLSTSIISMSKSIQKYEKEQTNLIDSFIKILAEAIDSKSPYTGGHCKRVPELAISLAKVASESTNEKLAEFNFSTQEQWREFKIAAWLHDCGKIVMPEYVVDKATKLETIYNRIHEIRTRFEVLYRDATIEYYEQLLQSPKNKTQLEEELKQKYKKLTLDFEFIANCNVGGEFMEQSSIDRLEEIAKITWLRNFDNRLGLSHEELRRMENKEDFVPVIENLLQDKTEQIIYRFRKIDLDEYKRFGFKMDVPKYERNLGEFYNLSIKKGTLTKEERFKINEHIIITIKMLENIPFTKNLKNVPEYAGSHHETMIGTGYPRKLVKAEISIPARIMAIADIFEALTAADRPYKKAKTLSESIKIMSFMRDDEHIDSDLFEIFLTSGVYKEYAKNFLLDEQIDEVDISKYLTNKKS, from the coding sequence ATGAAAAATAATAGATATACCTTTATGGTGAGTATTTTTGTCCTATTTGGATCATTGACACTTTTGTTATCACTATTTTTAATTTCAAATTTTTATTTACGAGGATTAGAACAATCCTATAAAATGTTAGAAGAGAAGAATTTTGAAATTACAAATAATTTATCAAATACAATTATGGAATCGCTAAAAAGTATCGTGGGACAATTAAATGTTTTATCAAAGATAACTGATAATACAAACATTATTTCAAATGAAGCAATTATTGAAAAAGTAATGTGGGAACAGTTAAAATCAAATGAAAATATTGCAAGTGTTTTTTTAGCAGATGAATATGGTAATTTTTTACAAACAAGAAGAGAACCAACTTTTGCATATAGAAGTATAAATAAAATAGACAAAAGAGATTTAGATTGTTGGTATTATAAAAACGAAAACTACTTAACAACATCTATTGTTATAAACAACTCAACATATGACCCAAGAAAAAGAGATTGGTATAAATCAGTTGAAAGTTCTAAGATTTATTGGTCTGAACCATATATTTTTGACTCAACTAAAGAACCAGGAATTACAATATCTGTTGGAGATTTTAATGAATATAATCAAAAAATAAAAGTTGCTGCTGCTGATTTTACTCTAAATAAAATATCAAAGTTATTAGAAACAAAGGCCAATATTTTAAATGGAAAATTAATTTTATTTAATCAGTCAAAAGGTGTTATCGCGACTTCATTTAATATTAATTTAAAAACAAAAGATGATAAACTTTTAAATCTTGATAATATGGAATCTTCTTTATATTCAAACATTTTTGAAAAAATAGAAAAAAATTTATTAACTGGTGAATTAAAAGACAAAGATAATAAAGAATATATATATTTTATTTCAAAATTAGAAAAAAATAGTGGACAGAACTGGTACATTGCTTCTTATGTAGAAAAAGACATAGTAACTGCGGATATTAAAAATACTCTTATAAATAGTGTTATTATTTCTTTTTTCATTATTCTAATTATCTATTTTCCAATTCATTACATATTACAACGATTTGTTACAAAACCAATAAATGAATTAGAAATTTTGACAAATGAAATTGCACAAAATAAATATGATAATGTAAAACCTGTGAAAACAATTATATATGAGTTTCATAAATTATCAACTTCTATTATAAGTATGTCTAAGTCTATTCAAAAATATGAAAAAGAACAGACTAATTTAATTGATTCTTTTATAAAAATTTTAGCAGAAGCTATAGATTCAAAATCACCATATACAGGTGGACATTGTAAAAGAGTTCCTGAATTAGCTATCTCACTAGCAAAAGTTGCTTCTGAATCTACAAATGAAAAACTAGCAGAATTCAATTTTTCAACTCAAGAGCAATGGAGAGAGTTCAAAATAGCCGCTTGGTTACATGATTGTGGGAAAATTGTAATGCCTGAATATGTTGTTGATAAAGCAACAAAACTAGAAACTATTTATAATAGAATTCATGAAATAAGAACAAGATTTGAAGTTTTATATAGAGATGCAACTATTGAATATTACGAACAATTATTGCAAAGTCCTAAAAATAAAACTCAACTTGAGGAAGAACTAAAACAAAAATATAAAAAACTAACTTTAGATTTTGAATTTATAGCAAATTGTAATGTAGGTGGCGAATTTATGGAACAATCAAGTATTGATAGATTAGAAGAAATTGCCAAAATAACGTGGTTACGGAACTTTGATAATAGATTGGGCTTGTCACATGAAGAGTTAAGAAGAATGGAAAATAAAGAAGATTTTGTACCAGTTATTGAAAATTTACTCCAAGATAAAACGGAACAAATTATTTATAGATTTAGAAAAATTGATTTAGATGAATATAAAAGATTTGGCTTTAAAATGGATGTTCCAAAATATGAAAGAAATTTAGGTGAGTTCTATAATCTTAGTATAAAAAAAGGTACATTAACTAAAGAAGAGAGATTCAAAATTAACGAACATATTATTATAACTATCAAAATGCTCGAAAATATTCCTTTTACAAAAAATCTAAAAAATGTACCAGAATATGCAGGTTCTCACCATGAAACGATGATAGGAACAGGCTATCCTAGAAAATTAGTTAAAGCTGAAATTTCAATTCCAGCTAGAATTATGGCAATTGCAGATATTTTTGAAGCATTAACAGCAGCTGATAGACCATATAAAAAAGCAAAAACTTTAAGTGAATCAATAAAAATTATGTCATTTATGAGAGATGATGAACATATAGACAGTGATCTTTTTGAAATATTTTTAACAAGTGGTGTTTATAAAGAATATGCAAAAAACTTCTTATTAGATGAGCAAATTGATGAAGTAGATATTAGTAAATATTTAACTAATAAAAAGAGCTAA
- a CDS encoding ammonium transporter, giving the protein MKKWLLSIPLLSVLAFAEDVAEPVINSGDTAWMMISTALVMLMTPIGLALFYGGMTRSKNILNTYSMVFGSFAIAFIAWIVAGFSIAFGTIDGSMNEFIGGFENVMLNGISWKDFASVDLGQLYPKFVFVVFQGTFAAITVAIASGSVIERMKFSSWMTFAAIWTIVVYAPIAHMVWGGGYLFNEGALDFAGGTVVHMNGGLAGLVLAVLLGKRAGYNKVAMKPVSIILTAVGAGLLWFGWYGFNAGSAFGANAIAGVAFLTTTVAATVATLAWLAIEAIIFKKPTLLGAASGAIAGLVAITPAAGFVSVGGALIIGIVGAIVAFFGVSIVKKKLGYDDSLDAFGIHFLAGLWGAIATGIFALNDKDLLWDGPLKASDDRVAQILVQCESALIVGAYTLIGTIVVYYIASFLTGGARVNEDKESQGLDESVHGERGFNL; this is encoded by the coding sequence ATGAAAAAGTGGCTTTTATCAATTCCCTTACTAAGTGTTCTAGCATTTGCAGAAGATGTGGCTGAACCAGTAATTAATTCAGGTGATACTGCTTGGATGATGATCTCAACAGCATTAGTTATGTTAATGACACCAATTGGATTGGCTTTATTTTATGGTGGTATGACAAGATCAAAAAATATACTAAATACATATTCAATGGTATTTGGTTCTTTTGCGATTGCATTTATTGCATGGATCGTTGCAGGATTTTCTATCGCATTTGGAACTATTGATGGTTCTATGAATGAATTTATAGGTGGATTTGAAAATGTTATGCTAAATGGCATTAGTTGGAAAGATTTTGCAAGTGTTGATTTAGGACAACTTTATCCTAAATTTGTATTTGTAGTTTTCCAAGGTACTTTTGCAGCAATTACTGTAGCAATTGCTTCTGGTTCAGTTATTGAAAGAATGAAATTTTCATCTTGGATGACTTTTGCAGCTATTTGGACAATTGTTGTTTATGCACCAATTGCACATATGGTTTGGGGTGGAGGATACTTATTTAATGAAGGTGCTCTTGACTTCGCAGGTGGAACAGTTGTTCATATGAATGGTGGTCTTGCTGGTTTAGTTTTAGCTGTGCTTCTTGGAAAAAGAGCTGGTTATAATAAAGTAGCAATGAAACCTGTAAGTATTATTTTAACAGCAGTTGGTGCTGGCCTTTTATGGTTCGGTTGGTATGGATTTAATGCAGGTTCTGCATTTGGTGCAAATGCAATTGCTGGTGTAGCATTTTTAACAACAACTGTAGCTGCTACTGTGGCAACTCTTGCATGGTTAGCAATTGAAGCTATAATATTTAAAAAACCAACACTTCTAGGTGCTGCTTCTGGTGCTATTGCTGGATTAGTTGCTATTACTCCTGCTGCTGGATTTGTAAGCGTAGGTGGAGCTCTTATTATTGGTATTGTTGGGGCAATTGTAGCCTTCTTTGGGGTTTCAATCGTTAAGAAAAAACTTGGTTATGATGATAGTTTAGATGCATTTGGTATTCACTTCCTTGCTGGTTTATGGGGAGCAATTGCAACAGGTATCTTTGCACTTAATGACAAAGATTTATTATGGGATGGTCCTCTTAAAGCTTCAGATGATAGAGTGGCACAAATTTTAGTTCAATGTGAGTCTGCACTAATTGTAGGTGCTTATACATTAATCGGAACAATAGTTGTTTATTATATTGCCTCATTCCTTACTGGTGGAGCGCGTGTAAATGAAGATAAAGAGAGTCAAGGTTTAGATGAATCAGTACACGGTGAACGTGGCTTCAACTTATAA